In Candidatus Kuenenbacteria bacterium, one genomic interval encodes:
- a CDS encoding histidine--tRNA ligase yields the protein MPKITNKPIQLLKGFKDILPEHQIYWDYFLYHAERIIINYGFKKIDVPVLEQTSLYHKGTGKHTDIVTKELYSFEDKGGENVTLRPEFTPGVCRSYIEHGMFNKPQPVKLYAYGPVFRHDNPQSGRYRQFHQLDLEIIGSDSPVVDAQLVIISYRLLEALGLVPIVHINSIGCLECRTSYITKLKQHLSNSGKKKGLCENCKERFVKNPLRILDCKEETCHKILEDAPQIVDSLCEDCKKHFMQVLEYLDDMGIEYVLDVYLVRGLDYYNRTTFEVFIEEAEGKTPIALLGGGRFDGLMEILGGRPTPAAGLAIGVERVVNKIREAKPDLQVQEGIDVFVAQLGAEARKESFRLYEKLIAEGIHVAENFSKDGLKNQLEKADSVHAKICLILGQKELMDHTIIFRDMTSGIQEIVNYDKAVSEVKKRLDPKINVVKSYKMENLQFEERPAETPLVTSEKVHDFKNKHQDDSLGSLNGFSDADYDFEDDELEDDIDEEEGVDSEDGLDKEDEDYHYNLKDEEDI from the coding sequence ATGCCAAAAATCACCAATAAGCCCATCCAACTATTAAAAGGATTCAAAGATATTTTACCCGAGCACCAAATATATTGGGATTATTTTTTATACCACGCCGAAAGGATAATTATCAATTATGGTTTTAAAAAGATTGATGTGCCGGTTTTGGAGCAGACCTCCCTTTATCACAAAGGCACCGGTAAGCACACCGACATTGTTACCAAAGAACTTTATAGTTTTGAAGACAAGGGCGGGGAAAATGTTACCCTTCGTCCGGAATTCACTCCCGGAGTCTGCCGTTCTTATATCGAGCACGGTATGTTTAATAAGCCTCAACCAGTAAAACTTTATGCCTACGGGCCGGTTTTCCGTCACGACAACCCGCAGTCTGGCCGCTATCGTCAATTTCATCAGCTTGATCTCGAGATTATTGGCTCTGATAGCCCAGTAGTTGATGCCCAGCTCGTCATAATTTCTTACCGTCTTTTGGAAGCGCTTGGACTGGTCCCCATAGTTCATATAAATAGTATTGGCTGTCTAGAGTGCCGCACCTCCTACATCACCAAATTAAAGCAACATCTGAGCAATAGTGGCAAGAAAAAAGGACTCTGCGAAAACTGCAAAGAGCGCTTTGTTAAAAATCCCTTGAGGATTTTGGACTGCAAAGAAGAAACTTGCCACAAAATTTTGGAAGATGCCCCACAAATAGTGGATTCACTCTGCGAAGACTGCAAAAAACATTTTATGCAGGTACTAGAATATTTAGACGATATGGGGATAGAGTATGTTTTGGACGTTTATCTGGTTCGCGGCCTTGATTATTACAACCGAACCACTTTTGAGGTTTTTATAGAGGAAGCCGAGGGCAAAACTCCCATCGCCCTTTTGGGCGGGGGTCGATTTGACGGCTTGATGGAAATTTTGGGTGGCCGCCCCACACCGGCCGCTGGGCTGGCGATCGGCGTTGAGAGAGTTGTCAATAAAATACGCGAAGCCAAACCAGATCTTCAGGTCCAAGAAGGAATAGATGTTTTTGTCGCACAGTTGGGAGCCGAAGCCCGCAAGGAGAGTTTCCGTCTCTATGAAAAATTGATTGCTGAAGGTATACATGTAGCAGAAAATTTTTCCAAAGATGGCCTCAAAAATCAGCTAGAAAAAGCCGACAGTGTTCACGCCAAGATATGTCTTATCCTTGGCCAAAAAGAGTTGATGGATCATACTATTATCTTTCGCGATATGACCTCGGGTATTCAGGAGATCGTGAACTATGACAAGGCTGTCAGTGAAGTCAAAAAGAGACTTGATCCAAAAATTAACGTTGTCAAAAGCTATAAAATGGAGAACCTGCAATTTGAAGAAAGGCCCGCCGAGACTCCACTCGTAACTTCGGAAAAAGTCCATGATTTTAAAAATAAGCACCAAGATGATAGTTTGGGTAGTCTCAATGGTTTTTCAGACGCTGATTATGATTTTGAGGATGACGAGCTCGAGGATGATATTGACGAAGAGGAGGGTGTGGACTCTGAAGATGGTTTAGACAAAGAGGACGAAGATTACCACTATAATCTAAAAGATGAAGAGGACATCTAA
- a CDS encoding flavodoxin family protein encodes MKKYLLISGSPRPGNTEYVLRKIYTDLIGKKELLLLRKMKINHCLGCFKCEKSFSCVQNDSMTKIIKRIMAADILIFGAPRYYDNINGLSKNFIDRLLPLDWQAALKGKKIFMIMTGGGSIKGSEKYLKQAMSGFIKYLELKLIGVAAFKAMDANELKNNKNTDRKIKMIIKKLNQT; translated from the coding sequence ATGAAAAAATATTTACTCATCTCTGGCAGCCCGCGACCAGGCAACACAGAATATGTACTAAGAAAAATTTATACTGACCTGATTGGCAAGAAAGAACTCTTGCTTTTGAGAAAAATGAAAATTAATCATTGCCTGGGCTGTTTTAAGTGCGAAAAATCTTTTAGTTGCGTTCAAAATGATTCCATGACTAAAATAATTAAGAGAATAATGGCAGCTGATATTTTGATTTTTGGCGCGCCTCGTTATTATGATAATATAAATGGGCTTTCAAAAAATTTTATTGACCGTCTTTTGCCGCTTGACTGGCAGGCCGCGCTAAAAGGTAAAAAAATATTTATGATTATGACCGGTGGTGGAAGCATAAAAGGCTCAGAAAAATATTTAAAACAAGCAATGTCTGGATTTATTAAATATTTAGAGTTAAAATTGATTGGAGTGGCAGCTTTTAAAGCCATGGACGCCAATGAATTAAAAAATAATAAAAATACAGATAGAAAAATAAAAATGATTATTAAAAAGCTAAACCAAACATAA
- the mtaB gene encoding tRNA (N(6)-L-threonylcarbamoyladenosine(37)-C(2))-methylthiotransferase MtaB, producing MKRTSNYKFQVITYGCKLNQAESEMISADLISLGLQMTTTSSADFFIINSCSVTEKAESEVIKKLKIIKNKYPNSKIILTGCFAKNKLSGIDLRIKDKRSFVREFSSKFKINQNARDLAGELKTNSRHPHRTFVKIQDGCNNFCAYCIVPILRGLPQSRGAKDIIQDINEAEKQGLKEVVLTGVNVGLYHGGLVKLLKIILAQTNIPRIRLGSLWPTNVTPELIDLYAKESRLCPHFHLSIQSGSNQILKSMGRQYTREEIFKIIKSCRAKIKNINFTCDIIVGFPGETAKDFQDTCDLIQKIGFSKVHIFQFSPRPNTRAAKMPDQIIGSIKQARYQKLSAIAKRVAGVVKINFKNKKLPVLWEGLATGYQYGFTDNYLRIKKKIKLRENWENRIEYFIPKQFI from the coding sequence ATGAAGAGGACATCTAATTATAAATTTCAAGTAATAACCTACGGCTGCAAGCTCAATCAGGCGGAATCAGAGATGATCTCCGCCGATTTAATTTCTCTGGGACTGCAGATGACCACAACATCATCAGCCGATTTTTTTATTATCAACTCCTGTTCGGTTACCGAAAAGGCAGAATCAGAAGTAATAAAAAAGCTTAAAATTATTAAAAACAAGTATCCCAATTCCAAAATTATCCTGACCGGCTGTTTTGCTAAAAATAAATTATCAGGCATTGATCTAAGAATTAAAGACAAAAGGTCTTTTGTAAGGGAGTTTTCAAGCAAGTTTAAAATTAATCAAAACGCTCGCGATTTGGCAGGTGAATTAAAAACAAATTCCCGCCATCCGCACCGCACTTTTGTCAAAATTCAGGACGGCTGCAACAATTTTTGTGCCTATTGTATCGTGCCTATTCTGCGCGGTTTACCACAAAGTAGGGGAGCCAAAGATATTATTCAAGATATTAATGAGGCAGAAAAACAAGGATTAAAAGAAGTTGTTTTGACTGGCGTCAATGTCGGCCTTTATCACGGCGGTCTGGTTAAATTATTAAAAATCATTCTCGCCCAAACCAATATTCCTCGCATCCGTTTGGGCTCTCTCTGGCCTACCAATGTTACACCAGAGCTGATTGATCTTTATGCCAAAGAGTCGCGTCTCTGTCCGCATTTCCATTTGAGCATTCAGTCCGGCTCCAATCAGATTTTAAAATCAATGGGCCGGCAGTACACTCGAGAAGAAATTTTTAAGATTATTAAATCCTGCCGCGCTAAAATAAAAAATATCAATTTTACTTGTGACATTATCGTCGGTTTCCCGGGCGAAACCGCCAAAGATTTTCAGGATACTTGCGATTTAATTCAAAAAATTGGTTTTTCCAAAGTTCATATTTTTCAATTCTCACCCCGGCCCAATACCCGAGCGGCCAAAATGCCTGATCAGATTATTGGCTCCATCAAACAAGCCAGATACCAAAAACTATCCGCAATTGCCAAGCGAGTTGCGGGAGTAGTAAAGATTAATTTTAAAAACAAAAAACTCCCAGTCTTGTGGGAGGGTCTGGCCACTGGTTATCAGTATGGTTTTACCGACAATTATCTGCGTATCAAAAAGAAAATTAAACTCAGAGAAAATTGGGAGAATAGAATAGAATATTTTATACCCAAACAATTTATTTAA
- the lepB gene encoding signal peptidase I, translating to MSFIEKPKEEKPSFEPANGDGDILGQIKDFIWETIKVVVFSLAIILPIRYFIIQPFYVKGASMEPNFFDHEYLVIDEISYRLGEIKRGDVIVFKYPEDPKQYFIKRIIGLPGETIKIKEGKIVIINKDHPEGFFLEEKGYLPEVYTQGDIDLLLGVNEYYVLGDNRTASLDSRVFGPIERSNIVGRAWIRGWPFNRAQIFKTPNFQ from the coding sequence ATGTCATTTATCGAAAAACCAAAAGAAGAAAAACCAAGTTTTGAGCCAGCCAATGGCGATGGTGATATCCTTGGCCAAATAAAAGATTTTATTTGGGAAACTATCAAGGTTGTTGTTTTTTCTCTGGCGATAATCTTACCCATCCGTTATTTTATTATCCAGCCATTTTATGTCAAAGGCGCCTCAATGGAGCCTAATTTTTTTGATCATGAATATCTAGTGATAGATGAGATTTCTTATCGCTTGGGAGAGATAAAAAGGGGCGATGTTATCGTTTTTAAATATCCCGAAGACCCCAAGCAGTATTTTATAAAGCGCATCATCGGCTTGCCGGGCGAAACGATAAAAATAAAAGAAGGCAAGATTGTGATTATAAACAAAGATCACCCAGAAGGATTTTTCTTGGAAGAAAAAGGTTATTTACCGGAAGTTTATACCCAAGGAGACATAGACTTGCTTCTTGGCGTCAACGAATATTACGTTTTGGGCGACAATCGCACGGCCTCCTTGGACTCGCGTGTCTTTGGCCCGATCGAACGCTCCAACATTGTCGGCCGAGCCTGGATACGCGGCTGGCCTTTCAACCGTGCCCAGATTTTCAAAACCCCGAATTTCCAATAA